One segment of Mangifera indica cultivar Alphonso unplaced genomic scaffold, CATAS_Mindica_2.1 Un_0057, whole genome shotgun sequence DNA contains the following:
- the LOC123207056 gene encoding ribonuclease P protein subunit p25-like protein, producing the protein MDRYQRVEKPKAETPIDENEIRITSQGRMRSYITYAMSLLQEKGSNEVVFKAMGRAINKTVTIVELIKRRIVGLHQNTAIGSTDITDLWEPLEEGLLPLETTRHVSMITITLSKKELNTSAVGYQPPLPAEQFRASTEFDYDGDGSPSGRRRGRSGRGRLRGRGNGFVPVEYEDGGWDRNNRGYARGRGRGRGRSFRGRGRGGYNGPYVDGNFNNEAPAQGSGRGRGRGYRGRGRGYRSNGPIQAAA; encoded by the exons ATGGATCGGTACCAGAGAGTAGAGAAGCCAAAAGCAGAGACTCCAATCGACGAAAATGAGATTCGAATTACCAGTCAAGGGAGGATGCGCAGCTATATCACTTATGCCATGAGTCTGCTTcaa GAAAAAGGTTCAAATGAAGTTGTATTTAAGGCAATGGGAAGGGCTATCAATAAGACTGTGACCATAGTGGAGTTAATTAAG AGAAGAATTGTTGGTCTTCATCAGAATACAGCTATTGGTTCCACAGACATAACTGATTTGTGGGAGCCTCTGGAAGAAGGCCTGCTTCC TTTGGAAACCACAAGGCATGTGTCAATGATTACAATAACACTTTCAAAGAAGGAATTAAATACCTCTGCTGTTGG GTATCAGCCTCCACTGCCAGCTGAACAGTTTAGGGCATCCACAGAATTTGATTATGATGGAG ATGGTTCACCTAGTGGCCGGCGTAGGGGTCGATCAGGCAGAGGAAGGTTGAGAGGAAGAG GGAATGGTTTTGTGCCTGTTGAGTATGAAGATGGAGGTTGGGACCGCAACAATCGGGGGTATGCTAGAGGTAGGGGTCGAGGAAGGGGACGTAGTTTCCGTGGCCGTGGGAGGGGAGGATACAATGGACCTTATGTTGATGGAAACTTCAATAATGAAGCACCTGCTCAAGGCAGTG GTCGTGGTCGTGGGAGGGGATACCGTGGAAGAGGTCGTGGCTACAGATCAAATGGACCGATCCAGGCAGCAGCATGA